Proteins co-encoded in one Haloarcula pelagica genomic window:
- a CDS encoding CheF family chemotaxis protein: MSDGERKLLDTQGKFVQVVKDGRKRNDIEWIPGRILLSNKRLVLATNEGKRTIPLSSLTRVTASQMNQSLAQVDSYVKLRSGGDVTLVAPKADEEFEEILYGALLDQIVVLAKHPAVEGGVVRDIGWEKARVKLDGDCIDLAITSGTFVELDIDDVGTVEAKDMEIRGSERPMLSVEHTVEGTSVETHISGGPRHVSLLEGLVRQGEQRNVADDVELSDEETQVLMALYSGISPFKIPDFVDMEIDTVEEVYDRLLAADILEPVRTRREVQLEARGRSIASEAMSDQ, translated from the coding sequence ATGAGCGACGGTGAGCGCAAACTCCTCGACACGCAGGGCAAGTTCGTCCAGGTCGTCAAGGACGGGCGAAAGCGCAACGACATCGAGTGGATTCCCGGACGGATCCTGCTGTCGAACAAGCGGCTCGTGCTGGCGACCAACGAGGGCAAACGGACGATCCCGCTGTCCTCGCTGACCAGGGTCACCGCTAGCCAGATGAACCAGTCGCTGGCACAGGTCGACAGCTACGTGAAACTCAGATCGGGCGGCGACGTGACCCTCGTCGCCCCGAAAGCCGACGAGGAGTTCGAGGAAATCCTCTACGGCGCCCTGCTCGATCAGATCGTCGTCCTGGCGAAACACCCCGCCGTCGAGGGTGGTGTCGTCCGGGACATCGGCTGGGAGAAAGCCCGCGTCAAACTCGACGGGGACTGTATCGACCTCGCGATCACGTCGGGGACGTTCGTCGAACTCGACATCGACGACGTGGGGACCGTCGAAGCCAAGGACATGGAGATACGCGGCAGCGAGCGCCCGATGCTCTCGGTCGAACACACCGTCGAGGGGACCAGCGTCGAGACGCACATCTCCGGTGGCCCGCGCCACGTCTCGCTGCTGGAAGGACTGGTCCGCCAGGGCGAACAGCGAAACGTCGCCGACGACGTGGAGCTCTCGGACGAGGAGACACAGGTGCTGATGGCGCTGTACTCCGGAATCTCGCCGTTCAAGATCCCGGACTTCGTCGACATGGAGATCGACACCGTCGAGGAGGTGTACGACCGCCTGCTGGCGGCCGACATCCTGGAGCCGGTTCGGACCCGCCGAGAAGTCCAGCTCGAAGCCCGGGGTCGCTCGATCGCGAGCGAAGCGATGTCCGACCAGTAG
- a CDS encoding HEAT repeat domain-containing protein codes for MSLYELERDGEVQELIRVLRESDNERVQTRAAELLGNFADHDDRRDVINALVTATQRDSDAVTAQAIDSLDELGGDAIEQLIGTMAGVDLGDDSADWVKAKAYTQALDADVPELRMAAANALGGLDQADAVPNLAQRFDDPDPRVRARAARSVGKLGDSRATDSLESLLTDSQSAVRREAAQALGNIGNRQALRSLLPLYEDDHEAVRRIAVDAFGNFDNDQPVDYLTEALSDDSPGVRRTAVYSLIELLSNVPTDQSHEIRETVVEKLSNTDDRSVVVPLVEILEESTQAAQRRNTAWLLGRVTTQEERGRVIDALVDALADDGQMIRQFAATSLAELDDDDSMVERRLLPIVEDTGVDPAVRGQAIFTLGKVGGERSRKVLDKLIDETENETVRKKAFSAISKLGGRG; via the coding sequence ATGAGCCTCTACGAACTCGAACGGGACGGCGAGGTACAGGAACTCATCCGCGTCCTACGGGAGAGCGACAACGAGCGCGTCCAGACCCGGGCGGCCGAACTGCTGGGGAACTTCGCCGACCACGACGACCGCCGGGACGTGATCAACGCCCTGGTCACGGCCACACAGCGGGACAGCGACGCCGTCACGGCACAGGCGATCGACTCGCTGGACGAACTGGGCGGGGACGCGATCGAACAGCTCATCGGCACGATGGCCGGCGTCGACCTCGGCGACGACTCGGCCGACTGGGTGAAAGCCAAGGCGTACACGCAGGCGCTCGACGCCGACGTGCCCGAACTGCGGATGGCCGCGGCCAACGCGCTGGGCGGGCTCGACCAGGCCGACGCCGTCCCGAACCTCGCACAGCGGTTCGACGATCCCGACCCGCGAGTCCGGGCGCGGGCGGCCCGGTCTGTCGGGAAGCTCGGCGACTCGCGGGCGACAGACTCCCTGGAGTCGCTGCTGACCGACTCCCAGTCGGCGGTCCGCCGCGAGGCCGCCCAGGCGCTGGGAAACATCGGCAATCGCCAGGCGCTGCGCTCGCTCCTTCCGCTGTACGAGGACGACCACGAGGCGGTCCGCCGCATCGCGGTCGACGCCTTCGGCAACTTCGACAACGACCAGCCCGTCGACTACCTCACCGAGGCGCTCTCGGACGACTCGCCGGGGGTTCGCCGGACGGCGGTGTACTCGTTGATCGAACTCCTCTCGAACGTCCCGACCGACCAGAGCCACGAGATCCGCGAGACCGTCGTCGAGAAACTGTCTAACACGGACGACCGCAGCGTCGTCGTCCCGCTGGTCGAGATCCTCGAAGAGAGCACCCAGGCCGCACAGCGGCGCAACACCGCCTGGCTGCTCGGTCGGGTGACCACTCAGGAGGAACGGGGGCGGGTCATCGACGCCCTCGTCGACGCGCTAGCGGACGACGGCCAGATGATCCGGCAGTTCGCCGCGACGAGTCTGGCGGAACTGGACGACGACGACAGCATGGTCGAGCGCCGCCTGCTTCCGATCGTCGAGGACACCGGCGTCGATCCGGCCGTCCGGGGCCAGGCGATATTCACGCTCGGGAAGGTCGGCGGCGAGCGCTCCCGGAAGGTGCTCGACAAGCTCATCGACGAGACAGAGAACGAGACCGTCCGGAAGAAGGCCTTCTCCGCGATCTCGAAGCTGGGTGGGCGCGGATGA
- a CDS encoding ATPase domain-containing protein, with translation MIEITKTGIDGLDSILNGGIVTNSTTLVSGNPGAGKSILCLQYIYNGVEQFDEKGIYLSFEENEADLREAAESIGFDKWPEFVENGDIKVYDKQVLLRENDFSSSLDLLLDDLEDEEYDRLVLDSLAMFNLFFDDEAEKRTYLLKFTDILRSNGLTTLLTNEQGAVFPDTDIGLENYLTDGNIYLIQTPTDSGVSRYVWVAKMRKQDIETDIYPMEIEWGGIQVHENASAFSMMSEGDSPI, from the coding sequence ATGATAGAGATAACCAAAACAGGCATCGACGGCCTCGATTCCATTCTGAACGGCGGTATTGTCACTAACTCGACGACGTTGGTAAGCGGAAATCCCGGCGCCGGGAAGTCGATCCTCTGTCTCCAGTACATCTACAACGGCGTCGAACAGTTCGACGAGAAAGGGATCTACCTCTCCTTCGAGGAAAACGAGGCCGACCTACGGGAGGCCGCCGAGTCGATCGGCTTCGACAAGTGGCCCGAATTCGTCGAGAACGGCGACATCAAGGTGTACGACAAGCAGGTCCTCCTGCGTGAGAACGACTTCTCGTCCTCGCTGGATCTCCTGCTCGACGACCTCGAAGACGAGGAGTACGACCGGCTCGTACTGGACTCGCTTGCGATGTTCAACCTCTTTTTCGACGACGAGGCCGAGAAACGGACCTACCTCCTGAAGTTCACCGACATCCTGCGGAGCAACGGGCTCACCACACTGTTGACCAACGAGCAGGGAGCGGTGTTCCCGGACACCGATATCGGACTGGAGAACTACCTGACCGACGGTAACATCTACCTCATCCAGACGCCGACCGACTCCGGCGTGAGCCGCTACGTCTGGGTCGCGAAGATGCGCAAACAGGACATCGAGACGGACATCTACCCGATGGAGATCGAGTGGGGCGGGATTCAGGTCCACGAGAACGCGAGCGCGTTCTCGATGATGAGCGAAGGGGATTCGCCGATCTGA
- the cheY gene encoding chemotaxis protein CheY: MPDVLIADDSEFMRNLLREILEEDHNIVGEVENGVEAVEVYKEETPDLVMMDIVMPIRDGIEATDEIKTSNPEANVIMCTSVGQEEKMKEAVKAGADGYITKPFQKPSVMEAIEDVVPS, translated from the coding sequence ATGCCAGACGTACTGATAGCCGACGACTCCGAATTTATGCGCAACCTCCTGCGCGAGATTCTGGAGGAAGACCACAACATCGTTGGCGAGGTCGAAAACGGCGTCGAAGCCGTCGAAGTGTACAAAGAGGAGACACCGGACCTGGTGATGATGGACATCGTCATGCCGATCCGGGACGGCATCGAGGCCACCGACGAGATCAAGACCTCGAACCCCGAGGCCAACGTGATCATGTGTACGAGCGTCGGCCAGGAAGAGAAGATGAAAGAGGCCGTCAAGGCCGGCGCCGACGGCTACATCACCAAACCGTTCCAGAAACCGAGCGTGATGGAGGCGATCGAGGACGTTGTGCCCTCATAG
- a CDS encoding archaellin/type IV pilin N-terminal domain-containing protein, translated as MFMESDEDRGQVGIGTLIVFIAMVLVAAIAAGVLINTAGFLQSSAEETGQQSSDQVTNRLEVVNTVGDNINQNDKVIHTVEVTVKKAPGAANIDMGSTIAQWVDTSGSYDLTYASSADASSFSINTVQDDDDSITDSQVLNDPSDRATLIFDAQAIRGGNGDDGIGEGETATIQLNTQSGGTSTVRIVAPETLSGNSAVTL; from the coding sequence ATGTTCATGGAATCAGACGAGGATCGCGGGCAGGTCGGGATCGGCACCCTCATCGTGTTCATCGCGATGGTGCTTGTCGCCGCTATCGCCGCTGGCGTCCTCATCAACACGGCCGGCTTCCTCCAGAGCAGTGCCGAGGAAACCGGACAGCAGAGTAGCGATCAAGTCACCAACCGCCTCGAAGTCGTCAACACCGTCGGCGACAACATCAACCAGAACGACAAGGTGATCCACACGGTCGAGGTGACGGTCAAGAAGGCACCTGGTGCGGCCAACATCGACATGGGCAGTACCATCGCTCAGTGGGTCGACACCAGCGGCTCCTACGACCTCACGTACGCCTCGTCTGCGGACGCCAGTAGCTTCTCCATCAATACAGTCCAGGACGACGACGACTCGATCACCGACAGTCAAGTGCTGAACGACCCCTCCGACCGAGCCACGCTTATCTTCGACGCGCAGGCGATTCGGGGCGGGAATGGTGACGATGGTATCGGCGAGGGTGAGACCGCGACGATCCAGCTGAACACTCAGTCCGGCGGGACCTCGACGGTTCGAATCGTCGCTCCGGAGACTCTGTCTGGTAACTCCGCGGTCACGCTGTAA
- a CDS encoding helix-turn-helix domain-containing protein: MASAEILQTLGNKYSAEILDATDEPVSAQDLSDELGIPIATCYRRIDELTEHNLLELHDNILSDDRRRIKVYRRNVDELRVDFEDELTIHVEERSEVTNKLDEAWRTLSEG, encoded by the coding sequence ATGGCTTCGGCGGAGATCCTACAGACGCTGGGGAACAAATACAGCGCCGAAATTCTCGATGCCACCGACGAACCCGTGTCGGCACAGGACCTGAGTGACGAACTGGGGATCCCGATCGCGACCTGCTACCGACGGATCGACGAACTCACCGAACACAACCTTCTCGAACTCCACGACAACATCCTCTCGGACGACCGGCGACGGATCAAAGTGTACCGCCGAAACGTCGACGAGCTCCGTGTCGACTTCGAGGACGAACTGACGATCCACGTCGAGGAACGGTCGGAAGTGACGAACAAACTCGACGAAGCGTGGCGGACCCTCTCGGAGGGGTAA
- a CDS encoding CheR family methyltransferase codes for MNKGSDRQFSQLLTFIGDEMEFESGFYNDAYLDRRITARMRRTDTETYRAYKQLLQRDDGEREHLLDSLSINVTGFFRNPEAWEALRPVLRDLTRENRRVRLWSAPSADGREPYSAAMLALDDPEIEARRVEITGTDINADILRDARRATYETSQTTDIAEELEPLDDYSEYIEQDGNTFTVRDRVTDMVTFEQHDLIRGEPKRDFDLVFCRNLLIYIDSEYKVPIFETIRGSLREGGYLMIGMTETLPTECRDSFEPVDKQHRIYRRV; via the coding sequence ATGAACAAAGGCAGCGACAGACAGTTCTCCCAGCTACTGACGTTCATCGGCGACGAGATGGAGTTCGAATCGGGCTTCTACAACGACGCGTACCTCGACCGGCGGATCACCGCCCGGATGCGCCGGACCGACACCGAGACCTACCGGGCCTACAAGCAACTGCTCCAGCGCGACGACGGCGAACGCGAGCACCTGCTCGACTCGCTGTCGATCAACGTCACCGGCTTCTTTCGCAACCCCGAGGCCTGGGAGGCGCTTCGCCCGGTCCTCCGGGATCTGACCCGGGAGAACCGCCGTGTCAGGCTGTGGTCGGCCCCCAGCGCCGACGGCCGGGAGCCGTACTCGGCGGCGATGCTGGCGCTGGACGACCCCGAGATCGAGGCCAGGCGGGTCGAGATCACCGGGACCGACATCAACGCCGACATCCTCCGGGACGCCCGCCGGGCGACCTACGAGACCTCCCAGACGACCGACATCGCGGAGGAACTGGAACCACTCGACGACTACTCCGAGTACATCGAACAGGACGGCAACACGTTCACGGTCCGGGACCGGGTCACCGACATGGTCACCTTCGAGCAACACGACCTGATCCGGGGCGAGCCCAAACGGGACTTCGATCTCGTGTTCTGCCGGAACCTCCTCATCTACATCGACTCCGAGTACAAGGTCCCGATCTTCGAGACGATCCGTGGCTCGCTGCGGGAGGGGGGGTACCTGATGATCGGGATGACCGAGACCCTCCCCACCGAGTGTCGGGACTCGTTCGAACCGGTCGACAAGCAACACCGGATCTACCGCCGCGTATGA
- a CDS encoding DUF7500 family protein yields the protein MAQGSDDTNPEDGKILSPEELDIAEDEHVTQIDDGRYVVSSDVRTDERHGNVANTPDPQPDPTPEPEPEPTPEFTDANVHEWLAEQMDDSNARYGFDVTAKFDGEVDQQQLVSNDIVTVFESFMLWYGRQMDGSTPVEDVLGILLSESNVPVRYPPESIKTLLRSTQLSPDDTIADLIEAVDDEGIEL from the coding sequence ATGGCACAGGGGTCAGACGACACGAACCCTGAAGACGGGAAGATTCTCTCCCCCGAGGAGCTCGACATCGCGGAGGACGAACACGTCACGCAGATCGACGACGGGCGATACGTCGTCTCGTCGGATGTCCGCACCGACGAGCGGCACGGAAACGTCGCGAACACCCCTGACCCCCAACCCGACCCGACGCCGGAGCCCGAACCGGAGCCGACACCGGAGTTTACCGACGCGAACGTCCACGAGTGGCTGGCCGAGCAGATGGACGACTCCAACGCCCGGTACGGCTTCGACGTGACCGCGAAGTTCGACGGCGAAGTGGATCAACAACAGCTCGTCTCGAACGATATCGTCACCGTCTTCGAGAGCTTCATGCTGTGGTACGGCCGGCAGATGGACGGTTCGACGCCGGTCGAGGACGTGCTGGGAATCCTCCTCTCGGAGTCGAACGTGCCGGTCCGGTACCCACCCGAGAGTATCAAGACGCTGTTGCGTTCGACCCAGCTCTCGCCCGACGACACGATCGCCGACCTCATCGAGGCCGTCGACGACGAGGGAATCGAGCTCTGA
- a CDS encoding archaellin/type IV pilin N-terminal domain-containing protein, with the protein MFMESDEDRGQVGIGTLIVFIAMVLVAAIAAGVLINTAGFLQSSAEETGQQSSDQVTNRLEVVNTVGEDIDQGEKVIQQVEVTVKKAPGAANIDMGSTIAQWVDTSGSYDLTYASSADASSFSINTVQDDDDSITDSQVLNDPSDRATLVFRADNIRGGSSPAAGDGIGEGETATIQLNTQSGGTSTVRLVAPETLSGNSAVTL; encoded by the coding sequence ATGTTCATGGAATCAGACGAGGATCGCGGGCAGGTCGGGATCGGCACCCTCATCGTGTTCATCGCGATGGTGCTTGTCGCCGCTATCGCCGCTGGCGTCCTCATCAACACGGCCGGCTTCCTCCAGAGCAGTGCCGAGGAAACCGGACAGCAGAGTAGCGATCAAGTCACCAACCGCCTCGAAGTCGTCAACACCGTCGGTGAGGACATCGACCAGGGCGAGAAAGTGATCCAACAGGTCGAGGTGACGGTCAAGAAAGCCCCCGGTGCGGCCAACATCGACATGGGCAGTACCATCGCTCAGTGGGTCGACACCAGCGGCTCCTACGACCTCACGTACGCCTCGTCTGCGGACGCCAGTAGCTTCTCCATCAATACAGTCCAGGACGACGACGACTCGATCACCGACAGTCAGGTGCTGAACGACCCCTCCGACCGTGCCACGCTCGTCTTCCGCGCGGACAACATCCGTGGTGGTTCCAGCCCGGCAGCTGGTGACGGGATCGGTGAGGGTGAGACCGCGACGATCCAACTGAACACCCAGTCCGGCGGCACCAGTACCGTCCGACTCGTCGCACCGGAAACCCTGTCTGGCAACTCCGCGGTCACGCTGTAA
- the cheA gene encoding chemotaxis protein CheA translates to MDDQYLDAFIRESEEAITELNNSLLDLESDPSDTEAMDSIFRTAHTLKGNFGAMGFDDAANLAHAVEDLLDEMRQGEMEVTPEVMDLVFAGVDQIEVIVNEIEAEGESQTETDEMVAELRTVLEEGAEAAGGDPTAGSGSDTDDDSDDSVAVDADLDPDGADDRIVHVEVDVGESDMLGVDSMLALEAVEDVFEILSMEPDRAAIEDGEFEETFVLYLDASDAATVDAELGSVGKIDSFDATDVTERLTAGTTDAPSMTAGATETDDSEEHSVDEIKSVRVDVDQLDDLHGLVEQLVTSRIKLRRSVEQDDLDSAGETLNELDKITANLQNTVMDMRLIPLKKVVGKFPRLVRDLARELDKDIEFTIEGEDIELDRTILTEISDPLMHILRNSVDHGIEPPEEREQAGKPRTGHIELRASRERDHVIITVEDDGAGLDVQGIKQKAIEKGVRSPEELEAMDDSSIYDLIFHPGFSTADEVTDTSGRGVGMDVVHDTVTQLDGSVSVESDPGEGTTVSLRLPVTMAIVKVLFVEVGDEEYGVPIKNVDEITATDAVKQVNGTEVIKHNDDIYPVIHLADTFDVDGAATNGDGMLVRIRESERQVALYCDSVNSQEEVVVKPLEGILSGTPGLSGTAVLGDGNIVHILDVVTL, encoded by the coding sequence ATGGACGACCAGTATCTCGACGCATTCATCCGCGAGAGCGAGGAGGCGATCACCGAACTGAACAACTCGCTGCTCGACCTGGAATCGGACCCCTCGGACACCGAGGCGATGGACTCGATCTTCCGGACCGCCCACACGCTGAAGGGGAACTTCGGCGCCATGGGCTTCGACGACGCGGCGAACCTGGCCCACGCCGTCGAGGACCTCCTCGACGAGATGCGCCAGGGCGAGATGGAGGTCACGCCAGAGGTGATGGATCTCGTCTTCGCCGGCGTCGACCAGATCGAGGTGATCGTCAACGAGATCGAGGCCGAGGGCGAATCACAGACCGAGACCGACGAGATGGTCGCGGAGCTTCGGACCGTCCTCGAGGAAGGGGCCGAGGCCGCCGGCGGCGATCCGACGGCCGGGTCCGGCAGCGACACCGACGACGACAGCGACGACAGCGTCGCCGTCGACGCCGATCTGGACCCGGACGGGGCCGACGACCGGATCGTCCACGTCGAAGTCGATGTGGGCGAGTCGGACATGCTCGGTGTCGACTCCATGCTGGCGCTCGAAGCCGTCGAGGATGTCTTCGAGATCCTCTCGATGGAGCCCGACCGAGCCGCCATCGAGGACGGCGAGTTCGAGGAGACGTTCGTGCTGTATCTGGACGCCTCCGACGCGGCGACCGTCGACGCCGAACTGGGGTCGGTCGGGAAGATCGACAGCTTCGACGCGACCGACGTGACCGAGCGGTTGACCGCCGGCACGACGGACGCCCCGTCGATGACCGCCGGGGCGACGGAGACGGACGATTCGGAGGAACACAGCGTCGACGAGATCAAATCGGTGCGGGTCGATGTCGACCAGCTCGACGACCTCCACGGCCTCGTCGAGCAGCTCGTGACGAGTCGGATCAAACTCCGCCGCTCGGTCGAACAGGACGACCTCGATTCCGCGGGCGAGACGCTGAACGAACTGGACAAGATCACCGCGAACCTCCAGAACACGGTGATGGACATGCGGCTCATCCCGCTGAAGAAAGTCGTCGGGAAGTTCCCGCGACTGGTCCGTGACCTCGCGCGCGAACTCGACAAGGACATCGAGTTCACCATCGAGGGCGAGGACATCGAACTCGACCGGACGATCCTCACCGAGATCTCGGACCCCCTGATGCACATCCTGCGCAACTCCGTCGACCACGGGATCGAACCGCCCGAAGAGCGCGAACAGGCCGGCAAGCCCCGGACCGGTCACATCGAACTGCGGGCCTCCCGTGAACGGGACCACGTCATCATCACCGTCGAGGACGACGGCGCCGGCCTGGACGTACAGGGGATCAAACAGAAGGCCATCGAGAAAGGCGTCCGCTCGCCCGAGGAACTGGAGGCGATGGACGACTCCTCGATCTACGACCTGATCTTCCACCCCGGTTTCTCGACGGCCGACGAGGTCACGGACACCAGCGGCCGCGGGGTCGGGATGGACGTGGTCCACGACACGGTCACCCAACTGGACGGCTCCGTCAGCGTCGAGTCAGACCCGGGCGAGGGGACGACTGTCTCGCTTCGCCTGCCGGTGACGATGGCGATCGTGAAGGTGCTGTTCGTGGAGGTCGGCGACGAGGAGTACGGCGTCCCGATCAAGAACGTCGACGAGATCACCGCCACCGACGCGGTCAAGCAGGTCAACGGGACCGAGGTCATCAAACACAACGACGACATCTACCCGGTGATCCACCTGGCCGACACGTTCGACGTGGACGGCGCCGCCACCAACGGCGACGGGATGCTCGTCCGAATCCGGGAGTCAGAGCGCCAGGTGGCGCTGTACTGCGATTCGGTCAACAGCCAGGAGGAGGTCGTGGTCAAACCCCTGGAAGGTATCCTCTCGGGGACCCCGGGGCTCTCGGGGACCGCCGTGCTGGGCGACGGCAACATCGTCCACATCCTCGACGTGGTGACGCTATGA
- a CDS encoding DUF7521 family protein — protein sequence MIELLYTISTLVFVVAGLTMVGMAMRAYVQTSRRAMLHLSVGFSLAVAGAAATMISAFVNDFTGVKSLLLVNSGLTTFGYLFVMYSLVTYE from the coding sequence ATGATCGAGCTCCTCTACACGATCTCGACGCTGGTGTTTGTCGTCGCTGGACTCACCATGGTCGGGATGGCGATGCGGGCCTACGTCCAGACATCACGGCGAGCGATGCTTCACTTGTCGGTGGGGTTTTCCCTCGCCGTCGCTGGCGCCGCCGCGACGATGATCAGTGCGTTCGTCAACGACTTCACGGGCGTCAAGTCGCTGCTGCTCGTCAACAGCGGCCTCACGACGTTTGGCTATCTCTTCGTGATGTATAGTCTTGTCACCTACGAGTAG
- a CDS encoding chemotaxis protein CheW — protein sequence MSAQSATTGQVLEFKLGDETYCVSIDYVTEIVDVGELTKVPNAPPHVEGVMDLRGRTTSIVNPKAVFGIDEDGAEKRIIVYDPEIVQTQSAAGWLVDEVYQVVQILPEQVDQSPANDNGSIRGVVKRDDEFVIWVDPAVVHAAG from the coding sequence ATGTCAGCCCAGTCAGCCACGACCGGCCAAGTGCTCGAGTTCAAGCTTGGAGACGAGACCTACTGTGTGAGTATCGACTACGTGACGGAGATCGTCGACGTTGGGGAGCTGACGAAAGTCCCGAACGCGCCCCCACACGTCGAGGGCGTCATGGACTTGCGTGGGCGAACGACCTCGATCGTGAACCCGAAAGCGGTGTTCGGGATCGACGAGGACGGTGCCGAAAAGCGGATCATCGTCTACGACCCCGAGATCGTCCAGACCCAGAGTGCGGCCGGGTGGCTCGTCGACGAGGTGTACCAGGTCGTCCAGATCTTGCCGGAGCAGGTCGACCAGTCCCCCGCGAACGACAACGGCTCGATCCGCGGTGTCGTGAAACGCGACGACGAGTTCGTCATCTGGGTCGATCCGGCGGTCGTCCACGCGGCCGGCTGA
- a CDS encoding protein-glutamate methylesterase/protein-glutamine glutaminase, with protein MAGRAPRAVVADDSHFMRSVISDILEEGGIEVVAQARNGVEAVEAVEEHGPDVVTMDVEMPELNGIDATARIMDVQPTPVLMLSAHTDENADVTFEALDNGAVDFFTKPGGEVSMEMSRLKDQLVEMVTSVAEVDVAGNGRRSATQSGTGGTRSGTQRSGGPADGRRYVDNPTLVIGSSTGGPKMVEKVLGALPLAADLRVLVVQHMPEGFTGRFAERIDARSDYEVREATDGGRLGGGEAMIAAGDRHMVVKNYRNGRLRVKLNRDPPVNSVRPAVDVTMESAATTIDDPLVGAILTGMGEDGAEGIRAIKAAGGDTIAQDEATSAVYGMPKRAVETGCVDAVLPIDDIASGILDTITTEVT; from the coding sequence ATGGCCGGCCGCGCGCCGCGTGCGGTGGTCGCCGACGACTCCCATTTCATGCGGAGTGTGATCTCCGATATCCTGGAGGAGGGGGGGATCGAGGTCGTCGCACAGGCACGAAACGGCGTCGAAGCCGTCGAAGCCGTCGAAGAACACGGGCCGGATGTCGTGACGATGGACGTAGAGATGCCCGAGCTGAACGGGATCGACGCGACCGCGCGGATCATGGACGTGCAGCCGACCCCGGTGTTGATGCTGTCGGCACACACCGACGAGAACGCCGATGTCACGTTCGAAGCCCTCGACAACGGTGCGGTCGACTTCTTCACCAAGCCGGGCGGCGAGGTGTCGATGGAGATGTCCCGGCTGAAAGACCAACTGGTCGAGATGGTGACCTCGGTCGCCGAGGTCGATGTCGCCGGGAACGGCCGCCGGTCGGCGACACAGTCCGGAACCGGTGGCACCCGTTCCGGCACGCAGCGCTCCGGCGGGCCGGCGGACGGCCGACGTTACGTCGACAACCCCACACTCGTCATCGGGTCCTCGACCGGCGGCCCGAAGATGGTCGAGAAGGTCCTCGGCGCGCTCCCGCTGGCCGCCGACCTCCGTGTGCTGGTGGTCCAGCACATGCCCGAGGGCTTTACCGGCCGGTTCGCCGAGCGCATCGACGCACGGAGCGACTACGAAGTCCGGGAGGCGACCGACGGCGGTCGGCTCGGCGGCGGCGAGGCGATGATCGCGGCCGGCGACCGGCACATGGTCGTCAAGAACTACCGGAACGGCCGACTCCGGGTGAAACTGAACCGGGATCCGCCGGTCAACAGCGTCCGCCCGGCGGTCGACGTGACCATGGAGTCGGCGGCGACGACGATCGACGACCCCCTCGTCGGCGCGATCCTCACCGGGATGGGCGAGGACGGTGCCGAGGGGATCAGGGCCATCAAGGCCGCGGGCGGGGACACGATCGCACAGGACGAGGCGACTTCGGCGGTGTACGGCATGCCCAAACGGGCCGTCGAGACGGGCTGTGTCGACGCCGTCCTCCCCATCGACGACATCGCGAGCGGTATTCTCGATACGATCACGACTGAGGTGACCTGA